A region from the Aliarcobacter thereius LMG 24486 genome encodes:
- a CDS encoding formate dehydrogenase: protein MADELEQRRQFIKRAGIAATVLAGSVVATAATTERQDRGANSDKGNGVVVGRSNKKEILYKKSLAWNEFYNSAN from the coding sequence ATGGCTGATGAATTAGAACAACGAAGACAATTTATCAAAAGAGCTGGTATAGCTGCTACTGTTTTAGCTGGAAGTGTTGTTGCAACTGCTGCAACTACTGAAAGACAAGATAGAGGTGCTAACAGTGATAAAGGTAACGGTGTAGTTGTAGGAAGATCTAATAAAAAAGAGATCTTATACAAAAAAAGTTTAGCTTGGAATGAATTTTATAACTCAGCTAATTAA
- a CDS encoding cytochrome b/b6 domain-containing protein, translating into MKNSSFFEKNKAYIYTLLGLSVVGGVFVGFLMVIDWEYLIKYTFHILTGGNIDGILVPAETHYQEMVNRAFGPNYGAIAPEIIRASNERQLYIWWVFVAEIAIFCFMYAFYGRKEAIVTNPNDQVEVFSLVHRAIIWLNVIIIIALIITGFNITWSLRSEGGYIPYILRGTHEVTGILWFPFWLMMSIIAFKDLKILSKNSLIHKIVLAGKHTPMKRIIFIVFVAMGGGLLLSGFLIWFIHPDAYTNAQFIQFKRALLYLHFGASVLIMFFLLDFVYSSLVAVKGNFKGLITGKYPREYLEQIAPDILEDISTKEAKK; encoded by the coding sequence ATGAAAAATAGCTCATTTTTTGAAAAAAATAAAGCCTATATTTATACCCTTTTAGGACTATCAGTTGTTGGTGGAGTTTTTGTTGGATTTTTAATGGTAATTGATTGGGAATATCTAATTAAATATACTTTTCATATACTAACAGGTGGAAATATTGATGGTATATTAGTTCCAGCAGAAACACACTACCAAGAGATGGTAAATAGAGCTTTTGGACCAAATTATGGAGCAATAGCACCTGAAATTATTAGAGCTAGTAATGAAAGACAACTTTATATATGGTGGGTTTTTGTAGCTGAAATTGCGATTTTCTGCTTTATGTATGCTTTCTATGGAAGAAAAGAAGCTATTGTTACAAATCCAAATGATCAAGTGGAAGTATTTTCACTTGTTCATAGAGCTATAATTTGGTTAAATGTAATTATTATTATTGCTTTAATTATTACAGGGTTTAATATAACTTGGAGTTTGAGAAGTGAAGGTGGATATATTCCATATATATTAAGAGGAACACATGAAGTTACAGGAATACTATGGTTTCCATTTTGGTTAATGATGAGTATAATAGCTTTTAAGGATTTAAAAATATTATCAAAAAATAGCCTTATTCATAAAATAGTTTTAGCTGGAAAACATACACCTATGAAAAGAATTATCTTTATAGTTTTTGTTGCTATGGGTGGTGGATTACTTCTTAGTGGATTTTTAATATGGTTTATTCATCCAGATGCATATACAAATGCTCAATTTATTCAATTTAAAAGAGCACTTTTATATCTGCATTTTGGAGCTAGTGTACTAATTATGTTCTTTTTACTTGATTTTGTATATTCAAGTTTAGTTGCTGTAAAAGGTAATTTTAAAGGTTTAATTACAGGAAAATATCCAAGAGAATATTTAGAGCAAATTGCTCCTGATATTTTAGAAGATATTTCTACAAAAGAAGCAAAAAAATGA
- a CDS encoding TorD/DmsD family molecular chaperone — MQNIEIDKARMFIYNLLSLMFVEEYSKTKVDEIISSLEVLSKNSFSPIVEEASLEILKVIKEKGKEEVYKEYQELFLIPFGTFIPLSVSWYHEQREGGIMQLKVKDVLGKTKIRRDEKTFTAQEDHLGFIFTLSAYLIEKQIVGELEENLQKELFDEVIKLHLDKFFFKLMGSNFPIYSKLALILESFYGFEKAYLES, encoded by the coding sequence ATGCAAAATATTGAGATAGACAAAGCTAGAATGTTCATATACAATCTTTTATCACTTATGTTTGTTGAAGAGTATTCTAAAACAAAAGTTGATGAGATTATTTCAAGTTTAGAGGTTTTAAGTAAAAATTCTTTTAGTCCTATCGTGGAAGAAGCATCTTTAGAAATCTTAAAAGTAATAAAAGAAAAAGGCAAAGAAGAAGTTTATAAAGAGTATCAAGAACTTTTTTTAATACCTTTTGGAACTTTTATTCCACTTAGTGTTTCGTGGTATCACGAACAAAGAGAAGGTGGGATTATGCAGTTAAAAGTAAAAGATGTTTTAGGTAAAACAAAAATAAGAAGAGATGAAAAAACTTTTACAGCACAAGAGGATCATTTAGGTTTTATATTTACTTTAAGTGCTTATTTAATAGAAAAACAAATTGTTGGTGAACTTGAAGAGAATTTACAAAAAGAGCTTTTTGATGAAGTTATAAAACTTCATTTAGATAAATTTTTCTTTAAATTAATGGGGAGTAATTTCCCTATATATTCAAAACTTGCTCTAATTTTAGAGAGTTTTTATGGATTTGAAAAGGCATATTTAGAGAGTTGA
- the fdhD gene encoding formate dehydrogenase accessory sulfurtransferase FdhD: MNNFLGSEAFASTFFKKDNNSKTIIVEKFLENSFESFEDFVIKDEKIDFYLNGEKLISVMTIKEHQDAHIIGFLLSEAVISNINDIKSLKISEDGLSVFVEADISNLAYENLFKQKTLTSGCCVGVTGNADKVFDCSFISTNFKLKSIKILEQMSEFNKSSKLFDQTGCVHKARIVLEDETIYEAEDIGRHNAIDKVIGLATIARKDLKKSILYVTGRLSNEMVVKCVMHKIPIVVSKAAVTYEGIKAANEHGVTLIGFAREHKMNVYTHSGRVKVD; this comes from the coding sequence ATGAATAATTTTTTAGGTTCAGAGGCATTTGCCTCAACCTTTTTTAAAAAAGATAATAATTCAAAGACAATTATTGTAGAAAAATTTCTTGAAAATAGTTTTGAGAGTTTTGAAGATTTTGTTATAAAAGATGAAAAAATAGATTTTTATTTAAATGGTGAAAAATTAATATCTGTAATGACAATAAAAGAGCATCAAGATGCACATATTATTGGTTTTTTATTAAGTGAAGCAGTGATTTCTAATATTAATGATATAAAATCATTAAAAATCAGTGAAGATGGTTTAAGCGTTTTTGTAGAAGCCGATATATCAAATTTGGCATATGAAAACTTATTTAAACAAAAAACTTTGACTTCAGGCTGTTGTGTTGGAGTTACAGGAAATGCTGATAAAGTTTTTGACTGCTCATTTATAAGTACAAATTTTAAATTAAAATCTATAAAAATTTTGGAACAAATGAGTGAATTTAATAAATCTTCAAAGCTCTTTGACCAAACAGGTTGTGTTCATAAAGCAAGAATAGTTTTAGAAGATGAAACTATTTATGAAGCTGAAGATATAGGAAGGCACAATGCAATTGACAAAGTAATTGGTCTTGCAACTATTGCAAGGAAAGATTTAAAAAAATCAATTTTGTATGTAACTGGAAGATTATCAAATGAGATGGTTGTAAAATGTGTTATGCATAAAATTCCAATAGTTGTTTCAAAAGCAGCTGTTACTTATGAAGGAATTAAAGCTGCAAATGAACATGGAGTTACATTAATTGGTTTTGCAAGAGAGCATAAAATGAATGTATATACTCATAGTGGAAGAGTGAAAGTTGATTAA
- a CDS encoding ABC transporter substrate-binding protein, with product MLKKSIISIFILFILFIYLSQNRYTNESIVISSSMPLSGIMKPWGEGAKNSIDAYFSYINQNNLLNNRKLEFVTLDDKYEPDLTEENISLLLSNPDTFLLFAMVGTPTVKRAIPIINENNSFLFAPFSGASFLRDNNFSTILNFRTSYEDEINSLVNYIVKEKKHQNIAIFYQNDEYGEEGYISFLKALNKNKLNPSSFGTYTRNTLAINLAFNKIKEERPQTVFLIGSYKANALFIQKAKNSEEFKDTIFCNISFSDANSIVKELKDKDIDTSNLIFSQVVPNYLDENIELAKEYQNIIKNYAINKELSFLSFEAFLASKALVNAIKENINHLSLKKIYKSLKNRDCNGLEKKVYLFKYLDNNFIEIN from the coding sequence ATGCTAAAAAAATCTATAATATCAATTTTTATTTTATTTATACTATTTATCTACTTATCTCAAAATAGATATACAAATGAGAGTATTGTTATTTCATCTTCAATGCCTTTAAGTGGTATTATGAAACCTTGGGGAGAAGGAGCAAAAAATAGTATTGATGCCTACTTTTCTTATATAAATCAAAATAATTTATTAAATAATAGAAAATTAGAATTTGTAACTTTAGATGATAAATATGAACCTGATTTAACAGAAGAGAATATCTCTTTACTTCTTTCAAATCCTGATACATTTCTTCTTTTTGCAATGGTTGGTACTCCAACTGTTAAAAGAGCAATTCCAATAATAAATGAAAATAATTCATTTTTATTTGCTCCATTTTCTGGTGCATCATTTTTAAGAGATAATAATTTTTCTACAATTTTAAATTTTAGAACTTCATATGAAGATGAGATAAATAGTTTAGTTAATTATATTGTAAAAGAAAAAAAGCATCAAAATATTGCTATTTTTTATCAAAATGATGAGTATGGAGAAGAAGGTTATATATCATTTTTAAAAGCTTTAAATAAGAATAAATTAAATCCATCTAGCTTTGGTACATACACCAGAAATACTTTAGCAATAAATTTAGCATTTAATAAGATAAAAGAAGAAAGACCTCAAACAGTTTTTTTAATAGGTTCATACAAAGCAAATGCTCTATTTATACAAAAAGCAAAAAATAGTGAAGAATTTAAAGATACAATATTTTGTAATATCTCTTTTAGTGACGCTAATTCAATAGTAAAAGAGTTAAAAGATAAAGATATTGATACTTCAAATCTAATTTTCTCTCAAGTTGTTCCAAACTATTTAGATGAGAATATTGAACTAGCAAAAGAGTATCAAAATATAATAAAAAATTATGCTATAAATAAAGAGTTAAGTTTCTTATCTTTTGAAGCATTTCTAGCTTCAAAAGCTTTAGTAAATGCAATTAAAGAGAATATAAATCATCTTTCATTGAAAAAAATATATAAATCTTTAAAAAACAGAGATTGCAATGGTTTAGAAAAGAAAGTATATCTTTTCAAGTATTTAGATAATAATTTTATTGAAATTAATTAA
- the fdh3B gene encoding formate dehydrogenase FDH3 subunit beta, which yields MSNKVDFSSMKFYCDENLCINCNGCVVACKEAHEVPVGVNRRKVVTINEGVIGQEYSISMACMHCDDAPCQQVCPTDCFYIRTDGIVLHDKDKCIGCGYCLFACPFGAPQFPQDGAFGTKGKMDKCTMCAGGPEETNSPEEFHKYGQNRISEGKVPMCASMCSTKALLVGDANEVALIKTYRAINKGKGIATPSYGW from the coding sequence ATGAGTAATAAAGTAGATTTTTCAAGTATGAAGTTTTATTGTGATGAAAATCTTTGTATTAATTGTAATGGGTGTGTAGTTGCTTGTAAAGAAGCACACGAAGTACCAGTTGGAGTTAATAGAAGAAAAGTAGTTACAATAAATGAAGGTGTTATTGGACAAGAATATTCAATATCTATGGCTTGTATGCATTGTGATGATGCACCTTGCCAACAAGTATGTCCAACAGATTGTTTTTATATTAGAACAGATGGAATTGTTTTACATGATAAAGATAAGTGTATAGGTTGTGGATATTGCTTATTTGCTTGTCCATTTGGAGCACCACAATTTCCACAAGATGGAGCATTTGGTACAAAAGGTAAAATGGACAAATGTACAATGTGTGCAGGAGGTCCTGAAGAGACAAATTCACCAGAAGAGTTCCATAAATATGGACAAAATAGAATTAGTGAAGGTAAAGTTCCTATGTGTGCTTCTATGTGTTCAACAAAAGCTCTTCTTGTAGGTGATGCGAATGAAGTTGCTTTAATTAAAACATATAGAGCAATAAATAAAGGTAAAGGTATAGCAACGCCTTCATATGGTTGGTAA
- a CDS encoding 4Fe-4S dicluster domain-containing protein, which yields MQEYIYFNKAGLDFPLSEKIQVATTLEELKDNNFLISNTNEVKSEAIANEIDFYIKNSKDNLSSKIENVLKLYEINATKFDFAQDLDQSINISNSLMIVYDNLEDFKDFTKDINANEFDLYKVESKLIKKIKNSVGNFDVIVDAGDKDIVLKVSQIVWFDEKLDKKRAGIYDPNISSIEETLKTIRKNLNGYNFRKTILYDKSICQYHERKDEICSKCVEVCPTNTITKDEDNRRLVFDLVNCITCGECVSACPSGSLNSGAFTKDSLYELSSFYKNTKPLIISSKSDIKNLNIDIKEGVLPLCIVGDIFDESVFLTYLQISSSQIVYFSNDISKGTKESIEIVNDIYMKKYGKLAVYLVSNEKELKEALEKQEFIENSYYNFNQSGMRKREIFSQRLQKLVANDDLGIVKTGENIHYGRVLVNESNCTLCLSCVGACNVDALFANEADFSLRINPSLCTACGYCEIVCPENDCLTIKQDEIELNPNWFKETILAQDKLFACLECGKEFATTKAIEKIALMMEPIFKTQSAAKVRSLYCCADCKPKIMIKEEMSKNAKY from the coding sequence ATGCAAGAATATATATATTTTAATAAAGCTGGGTTGGATTTCCCATTGAGTGAAAAAATCCAAGTTGCTACAACTCTTGAGGAATTAAAAGATAATAATTTTCTAATTTCAAATACTAATGAAGTTAAAAGCGAAGCTATCGCAAATGAGATAGATTTTTATATTAAAAATTCAAAAGATAATTTATCTTCAAAAATTGAAAATGTACTAAAACTTTATGAAATAAATGCTACAAAATTTGATTTTGCACAAGATTTAGATCAAAGTATAAATATTTCAAACTCACTTATGATTGTTTATGACAATTTAGAAGATTTTAAAGATTTTACAAAAGATATAAATGCGAATGAATTTGATTTATATAAAGTTGAATCAAAACTTATAAAAAAGATTAAAAATAGTGTTGGAAATTTTGATGTTATTGTTGATGCTGGAGATAAAGATATAGTTTTAAAAGTATCTCAAATAGTTTGGTTTGATGAAAAATTAGATAAAAAAAGAGCAGGAATTTATGATCCAAACATCTCTAGTATAGAAGAAACTCTAAAAACTATTAGAAAAAATCTAAATGGGTATAATTTTAGAAAAACTATATTATATGATAAATCAATTTGTCAATATCATGAAAGAAAAGATGAGATATGTTCTAAATGTGTTGAAGTTTGCCCAACAAATACTATAACAAAAGATGAAGATAATAGAAGATTAGTTTTTGATTTAGTAAATTGTATTACATGTGGAGAGTGTGTAAGTGCCTGTCCAAGTGGTTCATTAAATAGTGGAGCTTTTACAAAAGATAGTTTATATGAGCTTTCATCATTTTATAAAAATACAAAACCTCTTATAATATCTTCAAAATCAGATATTAAGAATCTAAATATAGATATAAAAGAGGGAGTTTTACCACTTTGTATAGTTGGTGATATTTTTGATGAATCAGTTTTTTTAACATACCTTCAAATAAGCTCTTCTCAAATAGTATATTTTTCAAATGATATATCAAAAGGTACAAAAGAGAGTATAGAGATTGTAAATGATATTTATATGAAAAAATATGGAAAACTTGCTGTTTATTTGGTTTCAAATGAAAAAGAGTTAAAAGAAGCATTGGAAAAACAAGAATTTATAGAAAACTCTTATTATAATTTTAATCAAAGTGGAATGAGAAAAAGAGAGATTTTCTCTCAAAGATTACAAAAACTTGTTGCAAATGATGATTTAGGTATTGTTAAAACAGGAGAAAATATTCATTATGGAAGAGTTCTTGTAAACGAATCAAATTGTACATTATGTTTGTCATGTGTTGGAGCATGTAATGTTGATGCACTTTTTGCAAATGAAGCTGATTTTTCTCTTAGAATAAATCCTAGTTTATGTACAGCATGTGGATATTGTGAAATAGTATGTCCTGAAAATGACTGTTTAACTATAAAACAAGATGAAATTGAGTTAAATCCAAATTGGTTTAAAGAGACAATTTTAGCTCAAGATAAGCTATTTGCATGTCTTGAGTGTGGTAAAGAGTTTGCAACAACAAAAGCTATTGAGAAAATAGCTCTTATGATGGAACCAATTTTTAAAACACAAAGTGCTGCAAAAGTGAGAAGTTTGTATTGCTGTGCTGATTGTAAGCCGAAAATTATGATAAAAGAGGAGATGAGTAAAAATGCAAAATATTGA
- a CDS encoding cysteine desulfurase: protein MIKLNYLQYNKLDINFDINSYSLDSLVQNDEFENITKEFLNIYNFKKLKTFSFSKDGFLSLFIELKGKIAVSQGESLALIEAAKTYRNLGFEIEFIELAKDGNIDLEKIKNMDFDYIFLSSYIMDTFLKVDINKIKKLTKAKIISNASADFSSYSDLIYFDNYKLSGYFISGILCFNDENISQENIGFTDTLSIKFCLEALKRRDKTSMKNVFIKKLEDKFKDDLYYFIDNKNSLENSFHIGLRDIKARDLIRTLVFDEIFLSNGEGCSLGLSKPSRVIQNMGYEETISRNALSFSFNFDISDENIDKIVDILYKKYIQIKSY from the coding sequence TTGATTAAATTAAACTATTTACAATACAATAAATTAGATATAAATTTTGATATAAACTCTTATTCTTTAGATTCTTTAGTACAAAATGATGAATTTGAGAATATTACAAAAGAGTTTTTAAATATATATAATTTTAAGAAATTAAAAACATTCTCTTTTTCAAAAGATGGCTTTTTATCACTATTTATAGAGTTAAAAGGAAAAATTGCTGTAAGTCAAGGTGAAAGTTTAGCTTTAATTGAAGCTGCTAAAACTTATAGGAATTTAGGATTTGAAATAGAATTTATTGAACTTGCAAAAGATGGAAATATTGATTTAGAAAAGATAAAGAATATGGATTTTGATTATATCTTTTTATCTTCTTATATTATGGATACTTTTTTAAAAGTAGATATAAATAAGATTAAAAAACTTACAAAAGCAAAAATCATATCAAATGCAAGTGCTGATTTCTCTTCATATAGTGATCTTATATATTTTGATAATTATAAATTAAGTGGATATTTCATATCAGGAATTTTATGTTTTAATGATGAAAATATCTCTCAGGAAAATATTGGTTTTACTGATACTTTATCTATAAAGTTTTGTTTAGAAGCATTAAAAAGAAGAGACAAAACAAGTATGAAAAATGTATTTATTAAAAAACTTGAAGATAAATTTAAAGATGATTTATACTATTTTATAGATAATAAAAATAGTTTAGAAAACTCTTTTCACATAGGATTAAGAGATATAAAAGCTAGGGATTTAATTCGTACATTAGTTTTTGATGAAATTTTTTTATCAAATGGAGAAGGTTGTAGTTTAGGACTTTCTAAACCATCAAGAGTTATACAAAATATGGGATATGAAGAGACAATTAGTAGAAATGCTTTGAGTTTTTCATTTAATTTTGATATAAGTGATGAAAATATAGATAAAATAGTTGATATTTTGTATAAAAAATATATACAAATTAAAAGCTATTAG
- a CDS encoding molybdopterin-dependent oxidoreductase, which produces MGANSFGRRTFLKMASLATAFTATSAFANTNKVLRDATEEEVRNPFPGSKLVKSICTHCSVGCGVIAEVQNGVWVRQEVAQDHPISRGGHCCKGADMIDKIRSTNRLQYPTEKIAGKWNRVSWDDAMSKISDKLLELREKFGPDSVMFLGSAKTSNEQGYYIKKFVSMFGTNNIDHQARIUHSPTVAGVANTFGYGAMTNHLGDMHKSKAIIIIGANPADNHPVAMQHILKGKEQNGAKIIVVDPRYTKTAAKSDLYCRIRTGTDIAFLYGMIRLIKVNNWYDKKYLKDRVYGVEEIFKECEQYTPEHVEHITGLPKETLIQAATLYASAEPGCLIWNQGWTQHTIGSSNTRLGSIMQLILGNVGKAGGGCNILRGHDNVQGGTDIGCLSDTLPGYYGLAEGSWKYFARQWKVDYEWLKGRFKTKEMMEAKGNSLSLFADGVLKEENAQYNGGTSIKALVCIGNGISTVTDVKRIKDALDKLDLVVFIDPYVNDAAVITSRTDNLFLLPAASQVETSGTVVNTGRSAQWRSKVVEPLFEARTDHEILFDFAKRMGFYNELVAGMGKGNEFKWPEDATDEIARALKTIGMTGVTAERIKKQQENWHLFNPTTLLGAGEFSKEYYGLPWPCWSVTHPGSPVLYNTDLPVSQGGMGFRANFGLEREGVSLLAADGSYPKGSKIKGGYAEITSENIEALAGIKLTAKEKELVKGTNWKTDDSGILVKYALEAGLVPYGNARARTVVWSGFIDPIPKHREPLHSFRPDLIDKYPASADKKNHFRVNLPYRSRQIQQTWVNDYPINIVSGRVVEHMGTGTETRSSKYLAELSPEMYGELHPNLAAKLGIKNGEMMWVYGTNGGKIKIKCKISLRVDETSVFLPQNFSGWWSGENLLYRYPEGTQPYAMGENSTQVTSYGFDQQTACPETKCSLVRIEKA; this is translated from the coding sequence ATGGGAGCAAATAGCTTTGGTAGAAGAACATTTCTTAAAATGGCTTCACTAGCAACAGCTTTTACTGCTACATCTGCTTTTGCAAATACAAATAAAGTACTAAGAGATGCAACAGAAGAGGAAGTAAGAAATCCTTTTCCTGGTTCAAAATTAGTAAAATCAATTTGTACACACTGCTCAGTAGGATGTGGAGTTATTGCTGAAGTTCAAAATGGTGTATGGGTAAGACAAGAGGTAGCTCAGGATCACCCAATTAGTAGAGGAGGTCACTGTTGTAAGGGTGCTGATATGATTGATAAAATCAGATCAACAAATAGATTACAATACCCAACAGAAAAAATTGCTGGAAAATGGAACAGAGTATCTTGGGATGATGCAATGTCAAAAATTTCTGATAAGTTGCTTGAATTAAGGGAAAAATTTGGACCAGATTCTGTAATGTTCCTAGGATCAGCAAAAACTAGTAATGAGCAAGGATATTATATTAAAAAATTTGTTTCAATGTTTGGAACAAATAATATAGATCATCAAGCAAGAATCTGACATAGCCCAACAGTTGCCGGTGTGGCAAATACATTTGGATATGGTGCTATGACAAATCACTTAGGTGATATGCACAAATCTAAGGCTATTATTATTATTGGAGCAAATCCAGCTGATAATCATCCAGTTGCTATGCAACATATCTTAAAAGGTAAAGAACAAAATGGTGCAAAAATCATTGTTGTTGATCCAAGATATACAAAAACTGCTGCTAAATCTGATCTATATTGTAGAATTAGAACAGGAACTGATATTGCATTTTTATATGGAATGATTAGACTTATAAAAGTAAATAATTGGTACGATAAAAAATATTTAAAAGATAGAGTTTATGGTGTTGAAGAGATATTTAAAGAGTGTGAACAATATACTCCTGAGCATGTTGAACATATTACAGGTCTTCCAAAAGAGACTTTAATTCAAGCTGCAACACTTTATGCAAGTGCAGAACCTGGATGTTTAATTTGGAATCAAGGTTGGACACAACACACTATTGGATCATCTAATACAAGACTTGGGTCAATTATGCAATTAATCCTTGGAAATGTTGGAAAAGCTGGTGGTGGATGTAATATTTTAAGAGGACACGATAATGTTCAAGGTGGAACTGATATTGGTTGTTTATCTGATACATTACCAGGATATTATGGTCTTGCTGAAGGTTCATGGAAATATTTTGCTAGACAATGGAAAGTTGACTATGAATGGTTAAAAGGAAGATTTAAAACAAAAGAGATGATGGAAGCAAAAGGGAACTCTCTTTCATTATTTGCTGATGGAGTTTTAAAAGAAGAAAATGCTCAATACAATGGTGGAACATCAATTAAAGCTCTAGTTTGTATTGGAAATGGTATATCAACAGTTACAGATGTTAAAAGAATTAAAGATGCATTAGATAAATTAGATTTAGTTGTATTTATTGATCCTTATGTAAATGATGCTGCTGTTATAACTTCAAGAACAGATAATTTATTTTTACTTCCAGCAGCTTCACAAGTTGAAACTAGTGGAACAGTTGTAAATACAGGAAGAAGTGCACAATGGAGATCAAAAGTTGTTGAACCACTTTTTGAAGCAAGAACAGATCATGAAATATTATTTGATTTTGCAAAAAGAATGGGATTTTATAATGAATTAGTTGCAGGTATGGGTAAAGGAAATGAATTCAAATGGCCAGAAGATGCAACAGATGAAATTGCAAGAGCACTAAAAACTATTGGTATGACAGGTGTAACTGCAGAAAGAATTAAAAAACAACAAGAGAATTGGCATTTATTTAATCCTACTACACTTTTAGGAGCAGGTGAATTCAGTAAAGAATACTATGGTTTACCATGGCCTTGTTGGAGTGTAACTCACCCAGGAAGTCCAGTATTGTATAATACAGATTTACCTGTAAGTCAAGGTGGTATGGGATTTAGAGCAAACTTTGGATTAGAAAGAGAAGGAGTTAGTTTATTAGCAGCAGATGGAAGTTATCCAAAAGGTTCAAAAATTAAAGGTGGATATGCAGAAATCACATCAGAAAATATTGAAGCTTTAGCTGGAATTAAATTAACAGCAAAAGAAAAAGAGTTAGTAAAAGGTACAAACTGGAAAACTGATGATAGTGGAATTTTAGTAAAATATGCACTTGAAGCTGGACTTGTTCCTTATGGAAATGCAAGAGCTAGAACTGTTGTTTGGTCAGGATTTATTGATCCAATACCAAAACATAGAGAACCTTTACACTCATTTAGACCAGATTTAATTGATAAATATCCAGCAAGTGCTGATAAGAAAAATCATTTTAGAGTAAATCTTCCTTATAGAAGTAGACAAATACAACAAACTTGGGTAAATGATTATCCAATTAATATTGTTTCAGGAAGAGTTGTTGAGCATATGGGAACAGGAACTGAAACTAGATCTAGTAAATACTTAGCTGAGTTAAGTCCTGAAATGTATGGTGAGCTTCATCCAAATTTAGCTGCTAAACTAGGAATTAAAAATGGTGAAATGATGTGGGTATATGGTACAAATGGTGGAAAAATCAAGATTAAATGTAAAATAAGTTTAAGAGTTGATGAAACTTCAGTATTTTTACCTCAAAACTTCTCTGGATGGTGGAGTGGAGAAAATCTACTGTATAGATACCCAGAAGGAACACAACCATATGCAATGGGTGAAAACTCAACTCAAGTTACAAGTTATGGATTTGATCAACAAACAGCTTGTCCAGAAACAAAATGTTCGCTTGTACGAATAGAGAAAGCATAA